CACGCACCTCGGCCGCCGTCCGCCCTGGGCGAGTCTCGCCCTGGCTGCCCGATAACCCGCGACGCCCCGCCGGGATCGCGCGTCCGATTGCCTCCGCTGTGGAGGAACCGGATGCTTGATACGTGACGCTTCCGTCCGAAGGCGTGGGACACCGCGAAAACAGGCATCCACGGCCTCGCGTCGGAGGGCGTTTCCAGATGGCGTCGTCGCCGAGACGTCCCCGGTCGCGTTCGGCACCAAACCGCACCCATCGACGTTTCCGAGGCGACGCCGCCCCGACGGTCGCGGTCGGCGGCACGGATTCAGGGCGCCCCCGCGGAAATGGATCGGCCAACCGTCATCATCGGGATACACGGGCTGGCCAACAAGCCGCCGGTCGACGAGAAGACGCGCTGGTGGCGCGCGGCCATCTCGGAAGGTCTCGCCCGGAACGAGGGATTTCACGACGCCGAGTTCGACTTCGAGTTCGTGTACTGGGCCGACCTGCGCTACGACGCGCCGCTCTCGGGCGCCGACCTCGCCGAACCCTACGAACCCTGCGGGGGCGTGGGGCCCTTGCCCAGCCACGGGGACGCCCCGTCGACGACCGTCCAGGACGTGCTGGCCACCGTTTACGAAGGCATCGACAGGATCGAGGGAGCGACCGGGATCACCCTGGTCGACGACCTCATCCTGGAGCACCGCTTCGACGACCTCTGGCACTACCACGCCGAGACGTCGTTCGCCCGCCAGGTGCGTGGCCGCCTGATCGAGCGCCTGCGCATGTTCCGCGACCGCCGCATCCTCCTTGCGGCCCATTCCATGGGGTCGGTCATCGCCTACGACGTGCTCCGCTCCCTGGAACGCGACGACCCCGGCTTGAGGGTCGAGCATCTCGTCACGGTCGGCTCGCCCCTCGGGTTGGCGAAGGTGAAGCTGAAGGCCGAGGAGGAGTTCGGCGACCTGCGGGTGCCGGCCAACGTCGCGAGCTGGACGAACCTCGCGGACGGCAAGGACGTCGTCGCCGTCACGGGCGACTTGCGGCCCGACTATGGCGGGCACGGCGCGGTGGAGGTCGTGGACGTACGCGTCGTGAACGCCTACCGTCGTCCCGACGGCGAGGCCAACCACCACAAATCCTACGGCTACATGCGCACGCCGGAGTTCTCCCGCATCGCCAGACGTTTCACGCAGCCCGTCCCTGCCGCTCCGTCGCACCGTGAGCGCCGTCCGGCGCCGGCCCATGGCCGCGGGCTTGTGCCCGCGCAAGTCGTCTAGGCCCAGTGCGAACGGTGACCGGCGCTTGAGGCCAACGCTGGTTCGAGCCGTGACGCGCAAGCTCTGGCTGTCCGCCAGCGCGCTCCCGAGACATCTGCCTAGCCTTCTGCGAGGGCGCCGGCACTCCCGGGTTGCGTCAAACGCTCACGGCGACCCTTCCCATCCGATCAGTCGTTCAGGCCACCTTCACCGGATGACCCGGGGCCGCAATCCGCGTCGAGTTGCAGGGTCACGGTGCAGAGTACCGTATCGCCCCCGTCGCGCACGCGGGCCACGAACCGGCGCTTGCCGTCCGACGGCGGAGCATCCCGACCTATGTCGGGCAGCGCCGCTATGGCGGCGTCGCGCGCCGCGGTGAGGTCCGGGTACTCCGTTCCGTCCTCGTCCACGAGGCGTTTGTCGCCCTCTTCGTAGTCGATGAAGTAGCGCGGCATGGGCGTCGGCTGCGTCCGGGCTCTGGATCCGATGCCATCAAATCGGCCGCGGGCCCTTGGTTGCATCGCCGCATCGCCGTCACGGCGATATCGTGCCTAACCGTCTGTGTTCTCACAATTAATTGAAGCCCGTCGCGATTGAGGCATTTTCGTGGCATCCGTGCACAAGTGACCAGACATGCGGCACCGGTCACGGTAGGCGGCTTTGCAGTTCCCCCGGACGACGCCCCCATGTCCCCCGACGACCTATGCGGCAACCTCCTCCTCGCCGCCCTGCGCCCGCAGGACCGGGCCTTGCTCGCGCCGTACATGGACCTGCGGGAGTGCAGGCGCGGCGACGTCCTGTTCGAGGTCGACCAGGACGTCACCCACATCACCTTCCCCGTCGGCCAGAGCGTCGCGGCCCTGGTGATCGTCCTCAGGAACGGCCGCAGCGTCGAGACGGCCGCGGTCGGCCACGAGGGCGCCATCGGCGGCGTGGTCAGCCAGGGGTCGCTGCCGGCGTTCAGCCAGGCGGTGGTCCAGGTCGGCGGCCCCGTGCTGCGCATGCCCGCCGCGCGGCTGCAGGCCATCAAGGGCGAGTCCCAGCCGCTGCGCAACCTGTTCACCCGCTACTCGGACTGCCTGCTCGCGCAGGTGCTGCAGTCGGTGGCCTGCAACGCCAGCCACCCCATCGAGGAGCGCTGCGCGCGCTGGCTGCTGGCCCTCCAGGACCGGCTCGGCGGCGACACGCTGCCCATCACGC
This window of the Methylobacterium tardum genome carries:
- a CDS encoding Crp/Fnr family transcriptional regulator, with protein sequence MSPDDLCGNLLLAALRPQDRALLAPYMDLRECRRGDVLFEVDQDVTHITFPVGQSVAALVIVLRNGRSVETAAVGHEGAIGGVVSQGSLPAFSQAVVQVGGPVLRMPAARLQAIKGESQPLRNLFTRYSDCLLAQVLQSVACNASHPIEERCARWLLALQDRLGGDTLPITHEMLAELLGVQRSYLTRTLRDMQHRGLVKVRRGRITVCNRADMEQAACECHGTIKRHFQRVLGALYSPGGTLLQLRPSDVDEGARRAS
- a CDS encoding DUF6894 family protein, with the protein product MPRYFIDYEEGDKRLVDEDGTEYPDLTAARDAAIAALPDIGRDAPPSDGKRRFVARVRDGGDTVLCTVTLQLDADCGPGSSGEGGLND